In the genome of Coraliomargarita algicola, one region contains:
- a CDS encoding GH116 family glycosyl hydrolase encodes MKKNLISQLLCVTVFTATASAIDPGTLYRNTIPEDKNLDPAWVQSLSERGHALDAGISGSKAEDTLKYIGMPVSGIATGTVYLNGDGRLFVWDIWSAGHQGVLPNLVPPPKGYSGFRKQKGQLTPVSGSTYINPLTPEAFPPSFSQGFGLRWADGNIQQFAAADWESVEFTGTWPVATVDYADSKSPLQVELKAYSPFVPLNLQDSSIPVTVMSYTLTNTSSDTVQAELVGWLENMSNTANADTAGAFSIQPEWTSLSHACAMFMPSEKRGKRQSAPFHAKGSMTLSYLGTGERTAVNEVPGIATVIELKPGESREYTFLISWHFADLRIKMAYGPEWILEKNAYAERFEDADAVAEHVAANFDSLSSQTRAWVQTWNDSTLPQWLLDRTVVTLNTLQTANCNLLADGDGGRFWAWEGVRVCHGTCTHVWHYAQAMARLFPSLERNLREKTDYGTAQLENGVVPYRGTIKAGEGGGIAIDGQCGTVLRSYREHLISKDDTFLKNNWADIKRALEYLIDFDRNDGDFDGLLHGKQHNTLDASWYGKVHAISSLYIAALRAGEEMARRMDDREFEVLCRELYEKGSQGIEKLYNGEYYVQEEDPAHSTAIGVGEGVYIDQVIGQFWANQLGLGRLYNEAHIQSALNALWRYNFVPDVKAFRETFRKGRYYAWDGDAGLIMSSWPNGGLKDDFMNHWQYDYFNECMSGFEYQAAAHMVAEGTPELVERGLAITRAIHDRYRPQARNPYNEIECSDHYARAMSSYAVFLAVCGFNYDGPAGVIGFDPAIQADDFRAPFTAAAGWGTYSQKITPQQMQAELKINWGQVRLSRIKLNPGERPFQQVSVSLNGKKVAAELLERESGVVIALAEMIQIAQGQQLTVVLR; translated from the coding sequence ATGAAAAAGAATTTAATATCCCAACTTCTGTGTGTCACTGTATTCACCGCGACTGCGTCCGCGATCGATCCCGGCACTTTATACCGTAATACCATTCCAGAGGATAAGAACCTAGACCCGGCATGGGTGCAATCGCTGAGCGAGCGTGGGCACGCCCTGGATGCCGGCATCTCTGGATCAAAGGCGGAAGACACGCTCAAATACATCGGCATGCCAGTGAGTGGCATCGCCACAGGCACCGTTTATCTGAATGGCGATGGGCGTCTCTTTGTTTGGGACATCTGGAGTGCGGGGCACCAAGGGGTGCTGCCGAATCTGGTGCCACCCCCAAAAGGGTATTCCGGATTTCGAAAGCAAAAGGGACAGCTGACGCCTGTGTCGGGATCGACCTATATCAACCCACTCACACCCGAGGCCTTTCCGCCGTCATTCTCACAAGGCTTTGGGCTTCGTTGGGCGGATGGCAATATCCAGCAATTTGCCGCGGCCGATTGGGAATCGGTGGAGTTTACCGGGACTTGGCCAGTCGCCACGGTTGACTATGCAGACAGCAAGAGTCCGCTGCAAGTGGAGCTGAAAGCATATTCGCCCTTCGTGCCGTTGAACCTGCAGGACTCTTCAATTCCGGTGACGGTAATGAGTTATACGCTGACCAACACCTCCTCAGATACAGTCCAAGCCGAGTTGGTCGGATGGTTGGAAAACATGAGCAATACGGCCAATGCCGATACTGCGGGCGCATTTTCGATCCAGCCTGAATGGACGAGTCTGAGTCATGCCTGCGCGATGTTTATGCCTAGTGAAAAACGTGGGAAGCGTCAGTCCGCTCCTTTCCACGCCAAGGGTTCGATGACTTTGTCCTATCTGGGGACAGGGGAGCGAACGGCTGTCAATGAGGTGCCCGGCATCGCGACTGTCATCGAACTGAAACCCGGCGAAAGCCGCGAATATACATTCCTCATTTCTTGGCACTTTGCAGACTTGCGAATTAAGATGGCTTATGGGCCAGAATGGATACTGGAGAAGAACGCCTATGCGGAGCGATTTGAGGACGCCGATGCCGTCGCGGAGCATGTTGCGGCCAATTTCGACAGCCTCTCCTCGCAAACTCGGGCCTGGGTCCAGACTTGGAACGATTCCACCTTGCCGCAGTGGTTGCTGGACCGGACGGTGGTGACTTTGAACACGCTGCAGACCGCGAACTGTAATCTCTTGGCGGACGGCGACGGCGGTCGCTTTTGGGCTTGGGAAGGCGTCCGTGTCTGTCATGGCACCTGCACCCACGTCTGGCACTATGCGCAGGCGATGGCTCGCTTGTTTCCTTCCTTAGAGCGCAACTTGCGTGAAAAGACCGACTATGGCACGGCGCAACTCGAGAACGGTGTGGTGCCGTATCGCGGCACGATCAAAGCCGGTGAGGGCGGTGGTATCGCCATCGACGGACAATGCGGCACGGTGCTGCGCTCCTATCGGGAGCACTTGATCAGCAAGGACGACACATTCCTGAAAAACAACTGGGCGGACATCAAACGCGCGCTCGAATACTTGATCGACTTCGACCGCAATGACGGCGACTTCGACGGACTGCTCCACGGCAAACAGCACAACACCCTGGATGCGTCGTGGTATGGCAAAGTTCACGCCATCAGCTCGCTCTACATTGCCGCCCTGCGAGCCGGTGAAGAGATGGCCCGGCGCATGGACGACCGCGAGTTTGAAGTCCTCTGCCGTGAGCTTTACGAAAAGGGGAGCCAAGGCATTGAGAAGCTCTACAATGGCGAATACTATGTGCAGGAGGAAGACCCCGCTCATTCGACCGCGATCGGCGTCGGAGAGGGCGTCTATATTGATCAAGTGATCGGACAGTTCTGGGCCAACCAATTGGGCTTGGGGCGCCTCTATAACGAGGCACACATTCAGTCCGCACTCAATGCCCTGTGGAGATACAACTTCGTGCCTGATGTGAAGGCCTTTCGCGAAACCTTCCGCAAAGGGCGCTACTACGCCTGGGACGGGGATGCCGGACTGATCATGAGTTCCTGGCCCAATGGCGGATTGAAGGACGACTTCATGAACCACTGGCAGTATGACTATTTCAATGAGTGCATGAGCGGTTTTGAGTATCAAGCCGCGGCGCACATGGTCGCCGAAGGCACGCCCGAGCTAGTGGAGCGAGGGCTCGCCATCACCCGCGCGATCCACGACCGTTACCGTCCGCAAGCGCGCAATCCCTACAACGAGATCGAATGTTCGGATCACTATGCCCGCGCCATGTCCTCCTATGCAGTCTTTCTCGCCGTCTGCGGCTTCAATTACGACGGCCCAGCCGGCGTGATCGGCTTCGATCCCGCGATCCAGGCCGACGACTTCAGAGCCCCCTTCACAGCCGCAGCAGGCTGGGGGACTTATAGCCAGAAGATCACTCCGCAGCAGATGCAGGCAGAGTTGAAAATCAACTGGGGGCAAGTGCGCTTAAGTCGCATTAAGTTGAACCCCGGAGAGCGACCATTCCAGCAGGTCAGCGTAAGCTTGAATGGTAAGAAAGTCGCAGCGGAACTTCTGGAGCGCGAGTCAGGCGTTGTCATCGCGTTGGCCGAAATGATCCAGATCGCCCAAGGCCAGCAACTGACTGTCGTGCTACGCTGA
- a CDS encoding sulfatase-like hydrolase/transferase, whose product MSITKLFLAILFVVMSLSSSLLAAITAGDVVGIDFGGDASPDPSNWNVLAAINSEITAGSLINTSGATLAGVGFNTSGASGNNPDSTAGASYAAIPTNAQQDWWFKNSASGVFTFEFTGLDDALSYELTIGAYRSDATGVQIENGSTAWTVAGTTLTTAVNDADDSYVTFAGLSSSGGVLMISSANNSGNTIGAVSALLLTASSGNVEPTEKDSIRIDFGATYPVSANWNQFSMAASTTTVSNLVRSSDGAETTVGITVSGISGNGSNHLAGSGSADASIYVDHIFAQNESPDDTLTITIFGLDDAQTYDLFGGFLRDSASFEHVWTVGAEVRTNSASGGVVDGYETFTGLSPLGGEISFTISDLNISDNWASIAELTIRSESFDTAPPVAYAQSLRSQPNVDLDITLSGSAAGLYYTVETLPTNGDLTGTAPELTYTPAPGFTGSDHFIFTTSDGETTSDPATILITVAENGPNFIIFLTDDQGYNDLGVQGSPHILTPRIDTLAAEGIRFTNGYVPSPVCGPCRAGLLTGSYPIRIGEYNNQKFHHTEPHPDEITIPELLKTVGYRSALIGKWHNGGGYTVEHFKGRPRADRAGL is encoded by the coding sequence ATGAGTATTACAAAATTATTTTTAGCTATTCTTTTTGTCGTGATGAGTCTGAGTAGCAGTCTGCTGGCAGCCATCACTGCGGGCGATGTCGTCGGCATCGATTTTGGTGGCGATGCCAGTCCCGATCCGAGTAATTGGAATGTATTGGCCGCAATCAACAGTGAGATTACAGCGGGCAGTTTAATCAACACCAGTGGTGCGACGCTTGCCGGAGTTGGCTTCAATACGTCGGGTGCCTCGGGGAATAATCCGGATTCGACTGCTGGTGCATCCTATGCTGCGATTCCGACGAATGCGCAGCAAGACTGGTGGTTTAAGAATAGTGCCAGTGGCGTGTTTACTTTCGAATTCACTGGGTTGGATGATGCTCTGAGCTATGAGTTGACGATTGGTGCCTATCGCTCCGATGCCACGGGGGTACAAATCGAAAACGGCAGCACCGCATGGACGGTCGCTGGTACGACGCTCACTACGGCTGTGAACGATGCGGATGACAGCTATGTCACCTTTGCTGGACTCAGTTCGAGTGGGGGCGTGCTGATGATCTCGTCTGCGAATAACAGCGGCAATACGATCGGTGCGGTCTCCGCGCTGCTGTTGACGGCATCATCTGGAAACGTTGAACCTACAGAAAAGGATTCCATACGAATTGATTTTGGTGCGACGTATCCGGTATCGGCGAATTGGAACCAGTTTTCCATGGCCGCGAGCACGACCACAGTCTCAAATCTCGTGCGCAGTTCAGATGGTGCGGAAACGACAGTGGGCATTACCGTGAGTGGGATCAGTGGCAACGGCAGCAACCATCTAGCCGGCTCTGGCAGCGCGGATGCCTCGATTTACGTCGATCATATTTTCGCACAGAATGAAAGCCCCGACGATACGCTGACGATTACCATCTTTGGTTTGGATGATGCGCAGACTTACGATTTGTTCGGCGGCTTTTTGCGGGATAGTGCCTCTTTTGAGCATGTTTGGACCGTGGGAGCCGAAGTGAGAACGAATTCGGCTTCAGGTGGCGTTGTCGATGGCTATGAAACCTTCACCGGGCTTTCGCCATTGGGGGGTGAGATTAGCTTTACCATCTCGGATCTGAACATCAGTGACAACTGGGCCTCCATTGCCGAGCTGACGATTCGTAGTGAATCTTTCGATACGGCACCACCCGTTGCCTATGCTCAAAGCCTACGCAGCCAGCCGAATGTTGACTTGGATATCACACTGAGTGGCAGTGCGGCGGGTTTATACTATACGGTGGAAACGCTGCCAACGAATGGTGATCTAACTGGCACGGCACCAGAGCTGACCTACACCCCGGCTCCCGGCTTTACGGGAAGCGATCATTTTATTTTTACGACCAGCGATGGCGAAACGACCAGTGATCCAGCCACCATCTTGATCACTGTAGCCGAGAACGGTCCGAACTTTATCATCTTCCTGACTGATGACCAAGGATATAACGACCTCGGGGTGCAAGGTTCGCCCCACATTCTAACGCCTCGCATCGACACTTTGGCGGCTGAGGGGATTCGCTTTACCAACGGCTATGTGCCGTCGCCCGTCTGCGGGCCTTGCCGGGCGGGACTTTTGACGGGGTCGTATCCGATTCGGATCGGTGAATATAATAATCAAAAATTCCATCACACCGAGCCACATCCAGACGAGATTACGATACCCGAGCTACTTAAAACAGTCGGCTATCGATCTGCCTTAATCGGCAAGTGGCACAACGGGGGAGGGTACACAGTCGAGCACTTTAAAGGCAGACCGCGGGCCGATCGGGCAGGGCTTTGA
- a CDS encoding PEP-CTERM sorting domain-containing protein, with protein MNGGSTWLAANALTTDQTSTASQGDTTWQSLFLNTSEDSMFQGLDSVEFRIYVWGGSGTTSNSRMNFDQIVVEGTVPEPGTYALLAGCFALGSVMLRRRRA; from the coding sequence GTGAATGGCGGTTCTACGTGGTTGGCTGCAAATGCATTGACGACAGACCAGACCTCCACGGCCTCTCAAGGCGACACTACCTGGCAGAGCCTCTTTCTTAACACCTCCGAGGATTCAATGTTTCAAGGTCTCGACTCGGTCGAGTTTCGAATCTACGTGTGGGGCGGCAGCGGCACCACGAGTAATTCGAGAATGAACTTTGACCAAATTGTGGTCGAAGGCACGGTTCCCGAGCCAGGCACTTACGCCTTGCTGGCCGGCTGCTTCGCACTGGGTTCGGTGATGCTGCGTCGTCGCCGCGCCTAG
- a CDS encoding PEP-CTERM sorting domain-containing protein encodes MLHKNYTLLSVAFVAATLSSQAATTIVGYSIDDTALLTADTLATDVFATDLTSPAWTLSGNIANDDFINIAESAGMAGGMGDDMAGAFTAGQFIEFTISTTSADSFELDSLLLTLQRSTRGPQDFGVRIDDDGFSGGNGDTGIFEDLYTAQPVGTNAELFTISLAGLVLDSSTSYTFRIAYDDRANTGSSSSAGRFYDIAVTVPEPGTYALLAGCLALGSVMLRRRRD; translated from the coding sequence ATGCTTCACAAAAATTACACCCTCTTAAGTGTCGCCTTTGTGGCCGCAACTTTAAGCTCTCAAGCTGCAACGACGATTGTTGGCTACAGTATCGATGACACCGCATTGCTGACTGCGGACACATTGGCTACTGATGTATTTGCGACTGACTTGACAAGTCCGGCGTGGACACTTTCTGGGAATATAGCAAATGATGACTTCATTAATATTGCTGAATCTGCCGGTATGGCTGGCGGTATGGGGGATGATATGGCTGGGGCTTTTACTGCGGGCCAGTTTATTGAGTTCACGATCAGCACCACGTCCGCCGATTCATTTGAGCTGGATTCACTTCTGTTGACCTTACAGCGTTCCACGAGGGGACCTCAGGATTTCGGCGTGCGAATCGATGATGATGGATTCAGTGGCGGCAATGGAGACACCGGTATTTTTGAAGATCTCTACACGGCTCAACCTGTTGGAACGAATGCTGAGTTATTTACTATTTCACTCGCAGGCTTAGTTTTAGATTCGAGCACATCTTATACTTTCCGGATTGCTTACGATGACCGAGCCAACACTGGAAGTAGCAGTTCAGCTGGGCGTTTCTATGACATTGCAGTCACAGTCCCCGAGCCTGGCACCTACGCGTTGTTGGCTGGTTGCCTCGCATTAGGCTCGGTGATGCTGCGTCGTCGCCGCGACTAG
- a CDS encoding C39 family peptidase — translation MNRIYNSILLAWLLSGLMLTAQTSSEELPDKVELKKVPMIRQKGNYCVPASAAMIAQFHGIKTDQDQVAELSSAMSANNQGTYPSDMLLAMEKLGFKGHALHWKSEEDFVRTALPQIRQALFETGPIYISFRPNVFGPMGHGCVIVGYNDRKEELLFNNPWGNQFEKSYQEVAREGYGIVFIEAPATAPIATDGFIEKIQSIVPKFHGDFLMLHQRLTQAGQPHDLVWCSRRDARTDSRFARDTARDDGRTILELAFERAPAVFIPLSQDGETQAYLFVTRPPEGAHVF, via the coding sequence GTGAATCGCATATACAACAGCATTTTACTGGCATGGCTACTCAGCGGCCTAATGCTGACAGCACAGACCAGCAGCGAGGAGCTACCCGACAAGGTCGAGCTCAAGAAAGTCCCCATGATCCGGCAAAAGGGCAACTACTGCGTACCGGCATCCGCCGCCATGATTGCTCAGTTTCACGGAATCAAAACCGATCAAGACCAAGTCGCCGAACTCTCTTCCGCCATGTCTGCCAATAACCAGGGCACCTATCCCAGCGACATGCTGCTCGCCATGGAAAAACTCGGTTTCAAGGGCCACGCGCTGCATTGGAAAAGCGAAGAAGACTTTGTTCGAACCGCTCTGCCGCAAATTCGGCAAGCACTATTTGAAACCGGCCCCATTTACATCTCCTTTCGCCCCAATGTCTTTGGCCCAATGGGTCACGGTTGCGTCATCGTCGGCTACAATGATCGCAAAGAAGAACTGCTCTTTAATAACCCCTGGGGGAATCAATTTGAAAAATCCTATCAAGAGGTCGCCCGCGAAGGCTATGGCATTGTTTTCATTGAAGCGCCCGCTACAGCCCCCATCGCCACCGATGGCTTCATCGAGAAGATACAGAGCATCGTGCCGAAATTCCACGGCGATTTCCTCATGCTTCACCAGCGTCTGACTCAAGCAGGCCAGCCGCATGACTTAGTTTGGTGCAGCCGTCGTGATGCCCGCACGGACTCACGTTTTGCCCGCGATACCGCTCGCGACGACGGACGCACAATTCTCGAACTCGCCTTCGAACGAGCCCCCGCAGTCTTCATCCCCCTCAGTCAAGATGGCGAAACGCAGGCATATCTATTCGTCACTCGCCCGCCCGAGGGGGCGCACGTTTTCTAG
- a CDS encoding PEP-CTERM sorting domain-containing protein has protein sequence MKKQTLILNSLLLAGVAASVNAAIVEGDIIGIDFSNDAGVATNWITKSSLGTQTFTDINDLDNDTLTGVNFTFTTATGTGSNSDASISSNFSAFPNNVQNDGFFEGNAGQWVLTFTGLDDSLTYDLTIGSYWTGGTAAQQENRNTGWQVTYDGDGSPTQLNTVAGAVAGSEVSEAVDSAGAYVTFEDITISGGTLTISTWDYNGNQISTLSALTLTAIPEPSSYALIGGLLALTSVMLRRRA, from the coding sequence ATGAAAAAACAAACCCTAATACTTAATTCCCTCCTTCTCGCAGGTGTCGCTGCCAGTGTGAACGCAGCCATCGTCGAAGGCGATATCATCGGCATCGATTTCTCGAACGATGCTGGTGTCGCGACCAATTGGATTACAAAATCTAGTCTCGGTACTCAAACATTCACAGATATTAACGATCTGGACAACGACACGTTGACGGGAGTTAATTTCACTTTCACCACTGCGACTGGCACCGGTTCGAATTCGGATGCTTCGATTTCTTCGAATTTTTCTGCGTTTCCCAATAATGTTCAGAATGACGGCTTCTTTGAGGGTAATGCGGGTCAATGGGTTTTGACCTTTACCGGTCTGGATGACAGTTTGACCTATGATTTGACGATTGGTTCTTACTGGACTGGTGGCACTGCTGCTCAGCAGGAAAATCGTAATACTGGCTGGCAAGTTACGTATGATGGTGATGGGAGCCCCACTCAACTGAACACTGTCGCAGGTGCTGTGGCTGGTTCTGAAGTTTCGGAGGCAGTCGATTCGGCAGGTGCATACGTCACATTTGAGGATATCACAATCTCAGGTGGCACGCTAACGATCTCCACTTGGGACTATAACGGAAACCAAATCAGCACATTGTCAGCGCTCACATTGACAGCGATCCCAGAGCCATCCAGTTACGCGCTGATCGGCGGTTTGCTGGCGCTCACATCAGTTATGCTCCGTCGCCGAGCATAA
- a CDS encoding sensor histidine kinase: MEWPVSDIDCRYIRISVPKDAWPLDAGNNQRYISLAEIEIISEGRNVAKGKAVTIYPNKRIRNFNKLSLTDGLNHFGTILPTRDWMEQLARRHDLQVERPFVAAELNRKYARQKANLTRMSWLTILLTAGIAFALLIGRLLQMRAVLKTRERIAANLHDELSANLHALALLGEMAKNNIRTPSKLEEIVERIQNLTKSSRNATRHCTNMLKANTIGEDLPKEMRYIADRLLVNIRHQLSFEGQDHLQQLPQRTRNDLFLFYKECLTNIARHAEAEECHTCLIASASRIQLTVTDDGLGTKDTPASLKRRARFLRAQLQCERPENGGTRITLKLKIGWRQRIRQLSFLRKRHSSIAS; encoded by the coding sequence TTGGAATGGCCCGTCTCCGACATCGACTGCCGTTATATTCGTATATCGGTCCCGAAGGATGCCTGGCCACTCGATGCAGGCAATAATCAGCGATACATCAGTTTAGCCGAAATCGAAATCATTTCCGAAGGACGTAATGTCGCTAAAGGCAAAGCGGTCACCATATATCCGAACAAGCGGATACGGAACTTCAATAAGCTATCACTAACGGATGGCCTGAATCATTTTGGGACCATCTTGCCGACCCGCGATTGGATGGAGCAATTGGCCCGTCGACATGACCTTCAAGTCGAACGCCCATTCGTTGCTGCAGAGCTCAACCGGAAGTATGCCCGCCAAAAAGCAAACCTTACCCGCATGTCGTGGTTAACGATACTACTGACCGCAGGCATCGCCTTCGCCCTTTTGATCGGTCGACTACTACAAATGCGCGCTGTGCTCAAGACCCGCGAGCGCATCGCCGCTAACCTGCACGACGAACTATCCGCCAATCTCCACGCCTTGGCACTACTCGGCGAGATGGCAAAGAACAACATACGGACACCCAGCAAACTCGAAGAGATTGTAGAACGTATTCAGAATCTGACGAAGAGCAGTCGCAACGCGACCCGGCACTGCACCAACATGCTTAAGGCAAACACAATTGGTGAAGACCTGCCCAAAGAAATGCGCTACATCGCCGACCGGCTACTGGTCAATATTCGACACCAGTTAAGCTTCGAAGGACAGGACCATCTGCAACAACTCCCTCAGCGCACGCGTAATGACCTGTTTCTATTCTACAAAGAATGCCTAACTAACATTGCCCGGCATGCGGAAGCCGAAGAGTGCCACACCTGCCTAATCGCTTCTGCGAGTCGAATCCAACTGACCGTGACCGACGACGGCCTAGGCACCAAAGACACCCCAGCCTCACTGAAACGGCGAGCACGATTCCTGAGAGCGCAGCTCCAATGTGAGCGCCCCGAAAATGGCGGCACCCGTATTACATTGAAACTGAAAATAGGCTGGAGACAACGAATCCGGCAGCTCTCATTTTTAAGAAAGAGGCACTCATCAATCGCCAGCTAG
- a CDS encoding sulfatase-like hydrolase/transferase — protein sequence MHAVDTGTNVKTSILRADVSGVTVADPNLTQADANQMIYNYTQEAISFMTDAHNANQPFFIKLAHNMPHVSLAARQSFRDSAAARGLDVYTAVVEELDWSMGAILDQLDELGITDNTFVIFSSDNGPWQQASLEGYYGSAFPLRGSKMRPLEGGHRVPYIVRWPGTVTPGVVSDELVTLMDLFPTFMDYAGIEIPTGLEIDGKSIRALIEGTNTESPHEYYYYYCYTYLFAIRDARWKLVLPRRNSPYGMSWWGKWIDRVDEVQLFDLDQDPEETTNLAAYYPEVVKRLLDQVEVARSELGDKDRIGSGARFHADPMTQRPDVADYLSNAPAPYVEDPLSGLPSAVKNDMDSAYVSYGETGTFTSVQLVWAYEDQGQEVATVWEAAEGGGSADLGAKGASDSIEHELTGLNPFREYIYRFILTDGSGTKWSIPAPIHPQVRERVAYEIGIDFSDGGNTPGSGSEPNWNVVNGSGTASAIYDIRTGNAIAGLSIQASGLSLELTDDDLGFGHADYGNYLDTPFSDLSADDGVLANSGATIMISGLDDSYCYDLQVIAMPSAYTSLTDLTIEADGLSQVRTYASFRPYINNDPAPYTNSDRVLSSPFYSRPILVPAIFQNLTTDGSGNLTITFTDNESMALNAIHITAKAMQSMGAVDENRDFQFWVDPVPEGHSFHLRSSVDLETFSPMTPGQVITSSTQQPVRLPINLEEPKRFYRVEEGVN from the coding sequence GTGCATGCGGTCGATACTGGAACGAATGTAAAGACCTCAATCCTGCGGGCCGATGTTTCCGGAGTCACTGTAGCGGATCCTAATCTGACGCAGGCCGACGCGAATCAGATGATCTACAACTATACGCAGGAGGCGATCAGTTTCATGACCGATGCGCACAACGCGAATCAGCCCTTCTTCATAAAGCTTGCTCACAACATGCCACACGTCTCGCTGGCTGCGCGGCAAAGCTTCCGCGACAGTGCAGCGGCACGTGGCTTGGATGTGTATACGGCTGTTGTGGAAGAACTCGACTGGAGCATGGGAGCGATCCTCGACCAGCTCGATGAGCTGGGCATTACCGACAATACCTTTGTCATCTTCAGTTCTGATAATGGACCATGGCAACAAGCCAGCTTGGAAGGTTACTATGGCAGCGCCTTTCCGCTACGCGGTTCCAAAATGCGTCCCTTGGAGGGTGGCCATCGGGTGCCTTATATTGTTCGCTGGCCGGGCACAGTGACTCCGGGTGTGGTTTCCGATGAGCTCGTGACGCTGATGGATCTGTTTCCAACATTCATGGACTATGCCGGCATCGAGATTCCAACGGGCCTTGAAATCGATGGCAAAAGCATTCGCGCCCTGATTGAGGGCACCAATACAGAAAGCCCGCACGAATATTATTACTATTACTGCTACACTTATTTGTTTGCGATCCGGGATGCGCGCTGGAAGTTGGTTCTGCCGCGCAGAAATAGTCCCTATGGCATGTCCTGGTGGGGCAAGTGGATTGATCGCGTGGACGAAGTGCAACTGTTTGATTTGGATCAGGACCCCGAAGAAACCACCAATCTGGCGGCCTATTATCCAGAAGTCGTGAAACGCTTGTTGGATCAAGTTGAGGTGGCGCGTTCAGAGCTCGGCGATAAGGACCGCATCGGCTCGGGCGCACGCTTTCATGCGGACCCGATGACCCAGCGTCCGGACGTGGCGGACTACCTCAGCAATGCACCTGCGCCCTATGTGGAGGACCCGCTGAGCGGGCTGCCAAGTGCAGTCAAAAACGACATGGACAGCGCCTATGTGAGTTATGGCGAAACGGGTACTTTCACTTCAGTTCAATTGGTCTGGGCCTATGAGGATCAAGGACAAGAAGTAGCAACTGTCTGGGAAGCCGCCGAGGGTGGGGGCAGTGCCGATTTAGGAGCCAAGGGTGCCAGCGATTCCATCGAGCACGAACTCACGGGCTTGAATCCGTTTCGTGAATACATTTACCGATTTATACTGACCGATGGCAGCGGCACAAAATGGTCGATTCCTGCGCCCATCCATCCGCAGGTGCGTGAGCGAGTCGCTTACGAAATCGGCATCGATTTCAGCGATGGCGGTAACACGCCCGGTAGTGGCTCCGAGCCCAACTGGAATGTCGTCAATGGCAGTGGCACGGCCTCTGCCATCTACGATATCCGCACGGGCAATGCAATTGCAGGTCTTTCCATACAGGCCTCAGGTTTGTCACTTGAGTTAACGGATGACGACCTCGGCTTCGGGCATGCCGATTACGGCAATTATCTAGACACACCCTTTTCAGATCTTTCTGCGGACGACGGCGTGCTGGCGAACTCGGGCGCAACGATCATGATCTCGGGCTTGGATGACAGCTATTGTTACGATCTGCAAGTGATCGCGATGCCGTCTGCCTACACCAGCTTGACGGATCTCACCATCGAGGCGGACGGCCTTTCCCAAGTGCGCACCTACGCATCGTTCCGCCCTTATATCAATAATGACCCCGCGCCCTATACCAACAGTGACCGCGTCTTGAGCAGTCCGTTTTATTCACGACCCATTCTAGTGCCAGCGATTTTTCAAAACCTAACCACGGATGGTTCGGGCAACTTGACGATTACGTTTACGGACAACGAAAGCATGGCGCTCAACGCGATTCACATCACCGCCAAGGCGATGCAGTCGATGGGGGCAGTCGATGAGAATCGGGACTTCCAATTCTGGGTCGATCCGGTTCCGGAAGGGCACAGCTTCCACCTTCGGAGTTCAGTCGATTTGGAGACTTTTAGCCCGATGACTCCAGGGCAGGTGATCACCAGTTCCACTCAACAACCCGTCCGGTTACCGATTAATCTGGAAGAACCGAAGAGGTTCTACCGTGTGGAGGAGGGCGTAAACTAA